One Cucurbita pepo subsp. pepo cultivar mu-cu-16 chromosome LG09, ASM280686v2, whole genome shotgun sequence DNA window includes the following coding sequences:
- the LOC111802679 gene encoding protein FAM133-like isoform X1, which translates to MIPVFWEIDTKFLPSIPRFNQAPEFLAWLYFKMGKNQAYKAMQKARLGSTSAAGPAEVEDGMVDGSFHSPEWHAARLASLNTSHTITWEEYKKKQKEDELKKGEMEADTDRMMKEYRAQLDAERARKLAHGRNRSGSKSGHEKDRKNRDLKKRSKKKRKHSKRKLSESSSSSSSSDSSSSDEEERESRRSKSRSKRSKREKKHRSRSKQSSSDDEEADGPVPLSRFFEKVKN; encoded by the exons ATGATTCCAGTTTTCTGGGAAATTGACACAAAATTCCTTCCAAGTATTCCTCGATTCAATCAAGCCCCGGA ATTTCTTGCCTGGCTGTATTTCAAAATGGGTAAGAATCAAGCGTACAAAGCGATGCAGAAAGCCAGGCTGGGATCCACAAGCGCGGCTGGGCCGGCAGAGGTTGAAGATGGAATG GTGGATGGTTCATTTCATTCACCAGAGTGGCATGCTGCTCGTTTGGCCAGCCTTAATACTTCTCACACGATTACGTGGGAGgaatataaaaagaagcaaaag GAAGACGAGTTGAAAAAGGGAGAGATGGAAGCAGATACGGATagaatgatgaaagaatatagaGCGCAGTTGGATGCTGAGCGGGCACGCAAACTTGCTCATGGGAGAAATCGCTCCGGTAGCAAGTCTGGTCATGAAAAAG ATAGGAAGAACCGAGACTTAAAGAAACGGAgcaaaaaaaagagaaag CATTCGAAGAGGAAATTGTCTGAGTCGAGCTCTTCTAGTTCATCCTCGGATTCATCCAGCAGTGACGAAGAGGAAAGGGAATCTAGAAGATCAAAGTCGAGATCGAAAAGATCGAAGAGGGAAAAGAAGCATAGGTCGAGAAGCAAGCAGTCTTCGAGTGATGATGAAGAGGCGGATGGTCCTGTGCCACTTTCAAGATTCTTTGAGAAAGTGAAGAATTAA
- the LOC111802679 gene encoding protein FAM133-like isoform X2, translated as MGKNQAYKAMQKARLGSTSAAGPAEVEDGMVDGSFHSPEWHAARLASLNTSHTITWEEYKKKQKEDELKKGEMEADTDRMMKEYRAQLDAERARKLAHGRNRSGSKSGHEKDRKNRDLKKRSKKKRKHSKRKLSESSSSSSSSDSSSSDEEERESRRSKSRSKRSKREKKHRSRSKQSSSDDEEADGPVPLSRFFEKVKN; from the exons ATGGGTAAGAATCAAGCGTACAAAGCGATGCAGAAAGCCAGGCTGGGATCCACAAGCGCGGCTGGGCCGGCAGAGGTTGAAGATGGAATG GTGGATGGTTCATTTCATTCACCAGAGTGGCATGCTGCTCGTTTGGCCAGCCTTAATACTTCTCACACGATTACGTGGGAGgaatataaaaagaagcaaaag GAAGACGAGTTGAAAAAGGGAGAGATGGAAGCAGATACGGATagaatgatgaaagaatatagaGCGCAGTTGGATGCTGAGCGGGCACGCAAACTTGCTCATGGGAGAAATCGCTCCGGTAGCAAGTCTGGTCATGAAAAAG ATAGGAAGAACCGAGACTTAAAGAAACGGAgcaaaaaaaagagaaag CATTCGAAGAGGAAATTGTCTGAGTCGAGCTCTTCTAGTTCATCCTCGGATTCATCCAGCAGTGACGAAGAGGAAAGGGAATCTAGAAGATCAAAGTCGAGATCGAAAAGATCGAAGAGGGAAAAGAAGCATAGGTCGAGAAGCAAGCAGTCTTCGAGTGATGATGAAGAGGCGGATGGTCCTGTGCCACTTTCAAGATTCTTTGAGAAAGTGAAGAATTAA
- the LOC111801898 gene encoding 60S ribosomal protein L5-like yields MAFAKAQKTKAYFKRYQVKFKRRREGKTDYRARIRLINQDKNKYNTPKYRIVVRFSNKDITAQIISASIAGDLVLASAYSHELPRYGLEVGLTNYAAAYCTGLLLARRVLKQLEMDDEYEGNVEATGEDYSVEPADTRRPFRALLDVGLLKTTTGNRVFGALKGALDGGLDIPHSDKRFAGFSKDSKQLDADVHRKYIYGGHVAAYMRTLMEDEPEKYQTHFSEYIKKGIEADDIEGLYKKVHAAIRADPLVKKSDKPQPKAHKRYNLKKLTYDERKARLVERLNALNSAANADDDDDDEDDE; encoded by the exons ATG GCTTTTGCCAAAGCTCAGAAGACGAAGGCCTACTTCAAACGTTATCAAGTCAAGTTCAAGAGAAGGAGAG AGGGAAAGACTGACTACCGAGCTAGAATTCGTCTTATTAACCAGGACAAGAACAAGTACAATACTCCCAAGTATCGCATTGTTGTTCGATTT TCGAACAAAGATATTACAGCTCAGATTATTTCCGCTAGCATTGCTGGGGACTTGGTCCTTGCTTCAGCTTATTCTCATGAGCTTCCCCGTTATGGGCTGGAAGTTGGTCTCACCAACTATGCTGCAG CATATTGCACTGGGCTCCTCTTGGCTCGACGAGTTTTGAAACAGCTTGAGATGGATGATGAATATGAGGGCAACGTTGAG GCTACTGGTGAAGATTACTCTGTTGAGCCAGCTGATACCAGAAGGCCATTCCGTGCTTTACTTGATGTCGGTCTTCTTAAAACTACAACTGGAAACCGTGTTTTTGGTGCTCTTAAG GGAGCTTTAGATGGTGGATTGGACATCCCTCACAGCGACAAGAGGTTTGCTGGGTTTTCCAAGGATAGCAAGCAGCTTGATGCTGATGTTCATAGGAAGTACATTTATGGTGGACACGTTGCGGCATACATGCGG ACCTTGATGGAAGATGAACCAGAGAAGTACCAAACCCACTTCAGCGAATACATCAAGAAGGGCATTGAGGCTGATGACATTGAGGGTTTATACAAGAAAGTTCATGCCGCCATTCGGGCAGACCCATTGGTGAAGAAATCCGACAAGCCCCAACCCAAGGCACACAAGAG GTACAACTTGAAGAAGCTGACATACGACGAAAGAAAAGCTCGCTTGGTGGAGCGTTTGAACGCCCTGAACTCTGCAGCTAATGctgatgacgacgacgacgatgaGGATGACGAgtga
- the LOC111801899 gene encoding transmembrane 9 superfamily member 1-like, with product MSSFGRLIPLTWPFIIIFFFFFFFLFLLSPALAAESDHKYQPGESVVLWVNKVGPYNNPQETYNYYSLPFCHPSGDSAHKWGGLGEVLGGNELIDSQIEIKFLKNMDRTTICPLHLDEAKVELFKNAIQRSYWLEFFIDDLPLWGFVGELPSDKNSEDEKHILYTHKNIIIKYNKDQIIHVNLTQESPKSLEVGRSLDMTYSVKWIPTNVTFARRFDIYLDYPFFEHQIHWFSIFNSFMMVIFLTGLVSMILMRTLRNDYAKYAREDDDLETLERDVSEESGWKLVHGDVFRSPRCLVILSAVVGTGAQLAVLVLLVILLAIIGMLYVGRGAIITTFIVCYALTSSLSGYVSGGMYSRHGGKSWIKSMILTASLFPFMCFGIGLVLNTIAIFYGSLAAIPFGTMVVVFVIWAFIYFPLALLGTVVGRNWSGTPNNPCRVKTIPRPVPEKKWYLTPSVVSLMGGLLPFGSIFIEMYFVFTSFWNYKVYYVYGFMLLVFLILIIVTICVTIVGTYFLLNAENYHWQWTSFFSAASTAVYLFLYSIYYFYVKTRMSGFFQTSFYFGYTLMFCLGLGILCGAVGYLGSNLFVRRIYRNIKCD from the exons ATGTCTTCTTTCGGACGCTTAATTCCTCTAACATGGcctttcatcatcatcttcttcttcttcttcttcttcctctttttgcTTTCTCCCGCGCTTGCCGCTGAGTCGGATCACAAG TATCAACCAGGGGAATCAGTTGTTCTCTGGGTAAACAAAGTTGGGCCTTATAATAATCCACAAGAAACATACAATTACTATAGCCTTCCATTTTGTCACCCATCAGGGGACTCTGCTCACAAATGGGGCGGTCTTGGTGAGGTCCTTGGTGGAAATGAACTCATTGACAGTCAGATCGAAATAAAGTTTCTGA AAAACATGGACAGAACTACTATTTGTCCGCTTCATCTTGACGAAGCAAAGGTTGAACTGTTTAAGAATGCAATTCAGAGAAGTTACTGGCTTGAATTCTTTATAG ATGATCTGCCGTTATGGG GCTTTGTTGGAGAGTTGCCTTCAGACAAGAATAGTGAAGATGAAAAGCATATTTTGTACACtcataagaatattattattaaatacaacAAAGATCAG ATTATTCATGTGAATCTTACTCAAGAGAGCCCAAAGTCATTGGAAGTTGGAAGATCTTTGGACATGACATATTCTGTCAAATGGATACCTACCAATGTCACTTTTGCCCGTCGCTTTGATATCTATTTGGATTATCCGTTCTTTGAGCATCAG ATCCATTGGTtctcaatttttaattctttcatGATGGTTATCTTCCTCACTGGTTTGGTCTCAATGATATTAATGCGGACTCTTAGAAATGACTATGCGAAATATGCTCGGGAGGATGATGATCTGGAGACTCTG GAACGAGATGTCAGTGAAGAGTCTGGCTGGAAGCTTGTACATGGAGATGTTTTTAGATCTCCTCGCTGTCTGGTTATTCTATCAGCTGTTGTTGGCACAGGTGCTCAGCTAGCAGTGCTTGTTCTTCTCGTTATCTTATTAGCAATTATTGGAATGTTGTATGTTGG GAGAGGCGCAATTATTACCACTTTCATCGTATGCTATGCACTTACATCATCTCTATCAGGTTATGTGAGTGGTGGAATGTACTCACGCCATGGTG GTAAAAGTTGGATAAAGTCAATGATCCTTACAGCCTCTCTATTTCCCTTCATGTGCTTTGGAATTGGACTCGTTTTGAACACAATTGCTATATTCTATGGTTCTTTAGCAGCTATTCCATTTGGCACCATGGTCGTTGTTTTTGTCATCTGGGCTTTCATTTATTTCCCTCTAGCACTTCTTGGTACAGTTGTTGGAAGGAACTGGAGTGGCACTCCAAACAACCCTTGCCGTGTGAAGACCATCCCTCGTCCAGTTCCTGAGAAGAAATGGTACCTCACGCCGTCTGTGGTGTCCTTGATGGGTGGATTGCTACCCTTTGGCAGCATTTTCATTGAGATGTATTTTGTCTTCACATCTTTCTGGAATTACAAG GTGTACTATGTCTACGGCTTTATGCTGCTGGTTTTTCTGATTCTCATTATCGTTACTATTTGTGTGACAATTGTTGGGACATATTTTTTGCTCAATGCTGAGAACTATCACTGGCAGTGgacttctttcttctctgcagcCTCCACTGCTGTTTATTTGTTCTTGTACTCAATATACTACTTTTATGTCAAGACAAGGATGTCAGGCTTCTTCCAGACCAGCTTCTACTTTGGATATACCTTGATGTTCTGTCTCGGTTTAGGAATTTTATGCG GAGCTGTGGGCTATCTTGGCTCCAACTTGTTTGTGAGGAGGATCTACAGAAACATCAAATGCGATTAA
- the LOC111802279 gene encoding cleavage and polyadenylation specificity factor subunit 3-I-like, which produces MASVGPSPSLKKRESSATREEDQLIITPLGAGNEVGRSCVYMSYKGKIVLFDCGIHPAYSGMAALPYFDEIDPSTIDVLLITHFHLDHAASLPYFLEKTTFKGRVFMTYATKAIYKLLLSDFVKVSKVSIEDMLYDEQDINRSMDKIEVIDFHQTVEVNGIRFWCYTAGHVLGAAMFMVDIAGVRVLYTGDYSREEDRHLRAAEMPQFSPDVCIIESTYGVQLHQPRHIREKRFTDVVHSTISQGGRVLIPAFALGRAQELLLILDEYWANHPELHNVPIYYASPLAKRCLTVYETYTLSMNDRIQNAKSNPFRFKYISPLKSIEVFKDVGPSVVMASPGGLQSGLSRQLFDLWCSDKKNSCVLPGYVVEGTLAKTIINEPKEVTLMSGLMAPLNMQVHYISFSAHADYAQTSAFLEELMPPNIILVHGEANEMGRLKQKLMSKFADRNTKILTPKNCQSVEMYFNSQKMAKTIGKLAENTPEVDETVSGLLVKKGFAYQIMAPDDLHIFSQLSTANIYQRITIPYTNAFNVIVRRLKQVYESVESSTDEESGVPTVRVHDRVTVKHESERHVSLHWTSDPLSDMVSDSVVALILNINREVPKVIVESEAVKTEEENEKKAEKVIHALLVSLFGDVKLGENGKLVVNVDGSIAEVDKQSGEVESENEALKERVKTAFLRIQSAVKPIPLSAP; this is translated from the exons ATGGCTTCGGTTGGGCCGTCGCCCTCCCTTAAGAAACGGGAGTCGTCCGCGACGAGAGAGGAGGATCAGCTTATTATAACTCCTCTTGGGGCTGGCAATGAAGTGGGTCGGTCCTGCGTTTATATGTCTTACAAAGGCAAAATTGTGTTG TTTGATTGTGGAATTCACCCCGCTTACTCTGGCATGGCTGCTTTGCCTTACTTCGATGAAATCGACCCGTCAACAATTGATGTCCTGCTCATTACCCA ctttcatttggatcaCGCTGCATCACTCCCTTATTTTTTGGAGAAG ACTACATTCAAAGGGCGAGTCTTTATGACTTATGCTACAAAAGCAATCTACAAGTTGTTGCTGTCAGACTTTGTGAAAGTGAGCAAAGTGTCCATTGAAGATATGTTGTACGATGAGCAGGACATAAATCGTTCCATGGACAAAATTGAG GTCATTGATTTCCATCAAACAGTAGAAGTAAATGGTATTCGGTTTTGGTGTTACACTGCTGGTCATGTGCTTGGTGCTGCCATGTTTATGGTAGATATTGCTGGTGTCCGAGTCCTCTACACTGGAGACTATTCACGTGAAGAAGACCGACATCTTCGAGCTGCTGAAATGCCTCAATTTTCTCCTGATGTTTGCATAATTGAATCTACATATGGTGTCCAGCTCCATCAACCTCGGCATATTCGAGAAAAGCGCTTCACTGATGTTGTACATTCAACCATTTCTCAAGGTGGTCGTGTGCTGATTCCAGCTTTTGCCCTTGGACGTGCCCAGGAACTCCTCCTTATTCTTGATGAGTATTGGGCAAACCATCCAGAGCTCCATAATGTTCCCATATATTATGCTTCTCCTCTGGCAAAAAGATGTTTGACCGTATACGAGACGTACACACTTTCCATGAACGATAGGATCCAAAATGCCAAATCTAACCCCTTCAGATTCAAGTACATATCCCCACTAAAGAGCATTGAAGTTTTTAAGGATGTTGGCCCATCAGTGGTGATGGCCAGTCCTGGTGGCCTTCAGAGTGGTTTGTCCCGACAACTCTTTGACCTGTGGTGTTCTGATAAGAAGAACTCATGTGTGCTTCCTGGTTATGTCGTTGAAGGGACACTGGCTAAGACTATAATCAATGAACCAAAGGAAGTCACCCTCATGAGCGGACTTATGGCTCCTCTTAACATGCAGGTTCATTACATTTCCTTCTCTGCTCATGCCGACTATGCACAGACCAGCGCGTTCTTGGAAGAGCTCATGCCGCCCAACATAATTCTTGTCCATGGAGAAGCTAATGAGATGGGAAGGCTCAAACAGAAGCTTATGTCCAAGTTTGCTGATCGTAACACCAAGATTCTTACTCCAAAGAATTGTCAATCTGTTGAAATGTACTTCAACTCCCAGAAGATGGCAAAAACTATCGGAAAATTGGCCGAGAACACCCCTGAAGTCGATGAAACGGTCAGCGGATTACTGGTGAAGAAAGGATTTGCTTATCAGATAATGGCACCAGATGATCTACACATCTTCTCCCAGCTATCAACTGCAAACATCTACCAGCGTATCACGATTCCGTACACCAACGCCTTCAATGTGATTGTACGTCGGCTCAAACAGGTATATGAAAGTGTAGAATCGTCAACAGACGAAGAATCTGGTGTCCCAACAGTTCGTGTGCACGATCGTGTGACAGTGAAGCACGAGTCGGAGAGACATGTCTCACTTCACTGGACATCAGACCCGTTAAGCGACATGGTATCGGATTCAGTTGTAGCTCTCATTCTGAACATCAACCGGGAAGTTCCGAAAGTCATTGTGGAGTCGGAGGCCGTGAAAAcggaagaggagaacgagaagAAAGCAGAGAAGGTAATTCATGCTCTCCTTGTTTCACTTTTTGGCGATGTAAAGTTGGGAGAGAATGGGAAGCTGGTAGTTAACGTTGATGGGAGTATAGCAGAGGTTGATAAACAGAGTGGGGAGGTAGAAAGTGAAAATGAAGCTCTGAAAGAAAGAGTAAAAACAGCATTCCTGCGAATCCAAAGTGCAGTGAAGCCAATTCCTCTCTCTGCACCATAA